In Prunus dulcis chromosome 2, ALMONDv2, whole genome shotgun sequence, a single genomic region encodes these proteins:
- the LOC117619812 gene encoding protein DA1-related 2 isoform X4, with the protein MAPTGEFVSSYAERKSSFMKWLSKLFKSGPSRGNAAGSNRHPQLIGDESMIWRAPPRSLDDRSRAQKEKEELDHAIALSLGEDLKRRSGYRWQAEKDEELARSLQDSSNPPLYPPYAPAPASYYPYGQTQRICGGCKQDIRFGNYLGCMGTYFHPQCFCCRSCGRPIVENEFSLSGRDPYHKSCFKELAHPKCEVCHQFIPTNRAGLVEYRCHPFWSQKYCPSHEHDNTARCCSCERLESWDARYVSLGDGRSLCFECMESAIMDTGDCQPLYHAIRDYYEGMNMRLDQQIPMLLVERQALNEAIVGEKSGLHHMPETRGLCLSEEQTVTSILKRPTFGRHQLVGIKTQPQKLTRKCEVTAILVLYGLPRLLTGAILAHELMHGWLRLKGYRNLNPEVEEGICQVLSYMWLESEVMPGFKNMPSSSTSTSAASSSSSSSSSKKGGKSKVEHKLGEFFMYQIANDSSPAYGGGFRSANAAVNKYGLRRTLDHIRLTGNFPL; encoded by the exons ATGGCTCCCACAG GGGAGTTTGTTTCTTCGTACGCAGAGAGGAAGTCAAGCTTTATGAAATGGCTCAGTAAACTTTTCAAAAGCGGGCCCAGTCGCGGAAACGCCGCCGGTAGTAATCGTCATCCGCAGCTAATTGGCGACGAAAGCATGATTTGGCGGGCACCACCTCGATCCttg GATGACCGCTCTAGAGCGCAGAAGGAGAAAGAGGAATTAGACCATGCAATTGCACTGTCTCTGGGTGAAGATTTGAAGAGACGAAGTG GATATAGATGGCAGGCAGAGAAAGATGAAGAGCTTGCTAGGTCACTTCAGGACAGTTCGAATCCGCCTTTATATCCTCCGTACGCCCCAGCTCCTGCATCGTATTATCCCTATGGACAAACACAAAG AATATGCGGCGGTTGTAAACAGGATATACGCTTTGGCAACTATCTGGGATGCATGGGAACTTATTTTCATCCCCAATGCTTCTGTTGTCGTTCTTGTGGTCGCCCGATAGTTGAGAATGAG TTTTCTTTGTCAGGGAGGGATCCATATCACAAGTCATGTTTTAAAGAGCTGGCCCATCCCAAGTGTGAAGTTTGTCATCAATTT attccAACAAATCGAGCTGGTTTGGTCGAGTATAGATGCCATCCGTTTTGGTCACAAAAATACTGTCCATCACATGAACATGATAACACAGCTCGTTGCTGTAGTTGTGAACGTTTAGAG TCTTGGGATGCAAGATATGTGTCGTTGGGAGACGGACGGAGTTTATGCTTTGAGTGTATGGAATCTGCAATCATGGATACCGGTGACTGTCAGCCCCTGTATCATGCCATCAGAGATTATTACGAAGGAATGAACATGAGATTGGATCAGCAAATTCCCATGCTTCTGGTTGAAAGACAAGCACTTAATGAAGCTATTGTAGGAGAGAAGAGT GGCCTTCATCACATGCCCGAGACCAGGGGTTTATGCCTTTCTGAAGAGCAGACCGTCACCAGT ATACTCAAAAGGCCAACATTTGGGAGGCATCAACTGGTCGGAATAAAAACCCAACCTCAGAAATTGACTCGAAAATGCGAAGTTACTGCCATTCTTGTTCTCTATGGTCTCCCAAG ATTACTAACAGGTGCTATTCTTGCGCATGAGTTGATGCATGGCTGGTTACGCCTCAAAG GCTACCGGAATCTTAATCCGGAGGTAGAGGAGGGCATCTGCCAGGTGCTTTCATACATGTGGCTTGAATCAGAAGTAATGCCAGGATTTAAAAACATGCCATCTTCATCTACATCCACATCAGCagcttcctcttcctcttcatcatcGTCATCGAAAAAAGGAGGAAAGTCCAAAGTTGAACATAAACTGGGTGAATTTTTCATGTACCAAATTGCCAACGATTCTTCCCCTGCATATGGAGGAGGGTTTAGATCAGCTAATGCAGCTGTCAACAAGTATGGTTTACGTCGTACCTTGGACCACATTCGTCTCACCGGAAACTTCCCATTGTAA
- the LOC117619812 gene encoding protein DA1-related 2 isoform X1, giving the protein MAPTGVNQLSHPCIYAGEFVSSYAERKSSFMKWLSKLFKSGPSRGNAAGSNRHPQLIGDESMIWRAPPRSLDDRSRAQKEKEELDHAIALSLGEDLKRRSGYRWQAEKDEELARSLQDSSNPPLYPPYAPAPASYYPYGQTQRICGGCKQDIRFGNYLGCMGTYFHPQCFCCRSCGRPIVENEFSLSGRDPYHKSCFKELAHPKCEVCHQFIPTNRAGLVEYRCHPFWSQKYCPSHEHDNTARCCSCERLESWDARYVSLGDGRSLCFECMESAIMDTGDCQPLYHAIRDYYEGMNMRLDQQIPMLLVERQALNEAIVGEKSGLHHMPETRGLCLSEEQTVTSILKRPTFGRHQLVGIKTQPQKLTRKCEVTAILVLYGLPRLLTGAILAHELMHGWLRLKGYRNLNPEVEEGICQVLSYMWLESEVMPGFKNMPSSSTSTSAASSSSSSSSSKKGGKSKVEHKLGEFFMYQIANDSSPAYGGGFRSANAAVNKYGLRRTLDHIRLTGNFPL; this is encoded by the exons ATGGCTCCCACAGGTGTCAACCAGCTCTCTCACCCTTGTATTTATG CAGGGGAGTTTGTTTCTTCGTACGCAGAGAGGAAGTCAAGCTTTATGAAATGGCTCAGTAAACTTTTCAAAAGCGGGCCCAGTCGCGGAAACGCCGCCGGTAGTAATCGTCATCCGCAGCTAATTGGCGACGAAAGCATGATTTGGCGGGCACCACCTCGATCCttg GATGACCGCTCTAGAGCGCAGAAGGAGAAAGAGGAATTAGACCATGCAATTGCACTGTCTCTGGGTGAAGATTTGAAGAGACGAAGTG GATATAGATGGCAGGCAGAGAAAGATGAAGAGCTTGCTAGGTCACTTCAGGACAGTTCGAATCCGCCTTTATATCCTCCGTACGCCCCAGCTCCTGCATCGTATTATCCCTATGGACAAACACAAAG AATATGCGGCGGTTGTAAACAGGATATACGCTTTGGCAACTATCTGGGATGCATGGGAACTTATTTTCATCCCCAATGCTTCTGTTGTCGTTCTTGTGGTCGCCCGATAGTTGAGAATGAG TTTTCTTTGTCAGGGAGGGATCCATATCACAAGTCATGTTTTAAAGAGCTGGCCCATCCCAAGTGTGAAGTTTGTCATCAATTT attccAACAAATCGAGCTGGTTTGGTCGAGTATAGATGCCATCCGTTTTGGTCACAAAAATACTGTCCATCACATGAACATGATAACACAGCTCGTTGCTGTAGTTGTGAACGTTTAGAG TCTTGGGATGCAAGATATGTGTCGTTGGGAGACGGACGGAGTTTATGCTTTGAGTGTATGGAATCTGCAATCATGGATACCGGTGACTGTCAGCCCCTGTATCATGCCATCAGAGATTATTACGAAGGAATGAACATGAGATTGGATCAGCAAATTCCCATGCTTCTGGTTGAAAGACAAGCACTTAATGAAGCTATTGTAGGAGAGAAGAGT GGCCTTCATCACATGCCCGAGACCAGGGGTTTATGCCTTTCTGAAGAGCAGACCGTCACCAGT ATACTCAAAAGGCCAACATTTGGGAGGCATCAACTGGTCGGAATAAAAACCCAACCTCAGAAATTGACTCGAAAATGCGAAGTTACTGCCATTCTTGTTCTCTATGGTCTCCCAAG ATTACTAACAGGTGCTATTCTTGCGCATGAGTTGATGCATGGCTGGTTACGCCTCAAAG GCTACCGGAATCTTAATCCGGAGGTAGAGGAGGGCATCTGCCAGGTGCTTTCATACATGTGGCTTGAATCAGAAGTAATGCCAGGATTTAAAAACATGCCATCTTCATCTACATCCACATCAGCagcttcctcttcctcttcatcatcGTCATCGAAAAAAGGAGGAAAGTCCAAAGTTGAACATAAACTGGGTGAATTTTTCATGTACCAAATTGCCAACGATTCTTCCCCTGCATATGGAGGAGGGTTTAGATCAGCTAATGCAGCTGTCAACAAGTATGGTTTACGTCGTACCTTGGACCACATTCGTCTCACCGGAAACTTCCCATTGTAA
- the LOC117619812 gene encoding protein DA1-related 2 isoform X2, translating to MAPTGVNQLSHPCIYGEFVSSYAERKSSFMKWLSKLFKSGPSRGNAAGSNRHPQLIGDESMIWRAPPRSLDDRSRAQKEKEELDHAIALSLGEDLKRRSGYRWQAEKDEELARSLQDSSNPPLYPPYAPAPASYYPYGQTQRICGGCKQDIRFGNYLGCMGTYFHPQCFCCRSCGRPIVENEFSLSGRDPYHKSCFKELAHPKCEVCHQFIPTNRAGLVEYRCHPFWSQKYCPSHEHDNTARCCSCERLESWDARYVSLGDGRSLCFECMESAIMDTGDCQPLYHAIRDYYEGMNMRLDQQIPMLLVERQALNEAIVGEKSGLHHMPETRGLCLSEEQTVTSILKRPTFGRHQLVGIKTQPQKLTRKCEVTAILVLYGLPRLLTGAILAHELMHGWLRLKGYRNLNPEVEEGICQVLSYMWLESEVMPGFKNMPSSSTSTSAASSSSSSSSSKKGGKSKVEHKLGEFFMYQIANDSSPAYGGGFRSANAAVNKYGLRRTLDHIRLTGNFPL from the exons ATGGCTCCCACAGGTGTCAACCAGCTCTCTCACCCTTGTATTTATG GGGAGTTTGTTTCTTCGTACGCAGAGAGGAAGTCAAGCTTTATGAAATGGCTCAGTAAACTTTTCAAAAGCGGGCCCAGTCGCGGAAACGCCGCCGGTAGTAATCGTCATCCGCAGCTAATTGGCGACGAAAGCATGATTTGGCGGGCACCACCTCGATCCttg GATGACCGCTCTAGAGCGCAGAAGGAGAAAGAGGAATTAGACCATGCAATTGCACTGTCTCTGGGTGAAGATTTGAAGAGACGAAGTG GATATAGATGGCAGGCAGAGAAAGATGAAGAGCTTGCTAGGTCACTTCAGGACAGTTCGAATCCGCCTTTATATCCTCCGTACGCCCCAGCTCCTGCATCGTATTATCCCTATGGACAAACACAAAG AATATGCGGCGGTTGTAAACAGGATATACGCTTTGGCAACTATCTGGGATGCATGGGAACTTATTTTCATCCCCAATGCTTCTGTTGTCGTTCTTGTGGTCGCCCGATAGTTGAGAATGAG TTTTCTTTGTCAGGGAGGGATCCATATCACAAGTCATGTTTTAAAGAGCTGGCCCATCCCAAGTGTGAAGTTTGTCATCAATTT attccAACAAATCGAGCTGGTTTGGTCGAGTATAGATGCCATCCGTTTTGGTCACAAAAATACTGTCCATCACATGAACATGATAACACAGCTCGTTGCTGTAGTTGTGAACGTTTAGAG TCTTGGGATGCAAGATATGTGTCGTTGGGAGACGGACGGAGTTTATGCTTTGAGTGTATGGAATCTGCAATCATGGATACCGGTGACTGTCAGCCCCTGTATCATGCCATCAGAGATTATTACGAAGGAATGAACATGAGATTGGATCAGCAAATTCCCATGCTTCTGGTTGAAAGACAAGCACTTAATGAAGCTATTGTAGGAGAGAAGAGT GGCCTTCATCACATGCCCGAGACCAGGGGTTTATGCCTTTCTGAAGAGCAGACCGTCACCAGT ATACTCAAAAGGCCAACATTTGGGAGGCATCAACTGGTCGGAATAAAAACCCAACCTCAGAAATTGACTCGAAAATGCGAAGTTACTGCCATTCTTGTTCTCTATGGTCTCCCAAG ATTACTAACAGGTGCTATTCTTGCGCATGAGTTGATGCATGGCTGGTTACGCCTCAAAG GCTACCGGAATCTTAATCCGGAGGTAGAGGAGGGCATCTGCCAGGTGCTTTCATACATGTGGCTTGAATCAGAAGTAATGCCAGGATTTAAAAACATGCCATCTTCATCTACATCCACATCAGCagcttcctcttcctcttcatcatcGTCATCGAAAAAAGGAGGAAAGTCCAAAGTTGAACATAAACTGGGTGAATTTTTCATGTACCAAATTGCCAACGATTCTTCCCCTGCATATGGAGGAGGGTTTAGATCAGCTAATGCAGCTGTCAACAAGTATGGTTTACGTCGTACCTTGGACCACATTCGTCTCACCGGAAACTTCCCATTGTAA
- the LOC117619812 gene encoding protein DA1-related 2 isoform X5 has product MAPTERKSSFMKWLSKLFKSGPSRGNAAGSNRHPQLIGDESMIWRAPPRSLDDRSRAQKEKEELDHAIALSLGEDLKRRSGYRWQAEKDEELARSLQDSSNPPLYPPYAPAPASYYPYGQTQRICGGCKQDIRFGNYLGCMGTYFHPQCFCCRSCGRPIVENEFSLSGRDPYHKSCFKELAHPKCEVCHQFIPTNRAGLVEYRCHPFWSQKYCPSHEHDNTARCCSCERLESWDARYVSLGDGRSLCFECMESAIMDTGDCQPLYHAIRDYYEGMNMRLDQQIPMLLVERQALNEAIVGEKSGLHHMPETRGLCLSEEQTVTSILKRPTFGRHQLVGIKTQPQKLTRKCEVTAILVLYGLPRLLTGAILAHELMHGWLRLKGYRNLNPEVEEGICQVLSYMWLESEVMPGFKNMPSSSTSTSAASSSSSSSSSKKGGKSKVEHKLGEFFMYQIANDSSPAYGGGFRSANAAVNKYGLRRTLDHIRLTGNFPL; this is encoded by the exons ATGGCTCCCACAG AGAGGAAGTCAAGCTTTATGAAATGGCTCAGTAAACTTTTCAAAAGCGGGCCCAGTCGCGGAAACGCCGCCGGTAGTAATCGTCATCCGCAGCTAATTGGCGACGAAAGCATGATTTGGCGGGCACCACCTCGATCCttg GATGACCGCTCTAGAGCGCAGAAGGAGAAAGAGGAATTAGACCATGCAATTGCACTGTCTCTGGGTGAAGATTTGAAGAGACGAAGTG GATATAGATGGCAGGCAGAGAAAGATGAAGAGCTTGCTAGGTCACTTCAGGACAGTTCGAATCCGCCTTTATATCCTCCGTACGCCCCAGCTCCTGCATCGTATTATCCCTATGGACAAACACAAAG AATATGCGGCGGTTGTAAACAGGATATACGCTTTGGCAACTATCTGGGATGCATGGGAACTTATTTTCATCCCCAATGCTTCTGTTGTCGTTCTTGTGGTCGCCCGATAGTTGAGAATGAG TTTTCTTTGTCAGGGAGGGATCCATATCACAAGTCATGTTTTAAAGAGCTGGCCCATCCCAAGTGTGAAGTTTGTCATCAATTT attccAACAAATCGAGCTGGTTTGGTCGAGTATAGATGCCATCCGTTTTGGTCACAAAAATACTGTCCATCACATGAACATGATAACACAGCTCGTTGCTGTAGTTGTGAACGTTTAGAG TCTTGGGATGCAAGATATGTGTCGTTGGGAGACGGACGGAGTTTATGCTTTGAGTGTATGGAATCTGCAATCATGGATACCGGTGACTGTCAGCCCCTGTATCATGCCATCAGAGATTATTACGAAGGAATGAACATGAGATTGGATCAGCAAATTCCCATGCTTCTGGTTGAAAGACAAGCACTTAATGAAGCTATTGTAGGAGAGAAGAGT GGCCTTCATCACATGCCCGAGACCAGGGGTTTATGCCTTTCTGAAGAGCAGACCGTCACCAGT ATACTCAAAAGGCCAACATTTGGGAGGCATCAACTGGTCGGAATAAAAACCCAACCTCAGAAATTGACTCGAAAATGCGAAGTTACTGCCATTCTTGTTCTCTATGGTCTCCCAAG ATTACTAACAGGTGCTATTCTTGCGCATGAGTTGATGCATGGCTGGTTACGCCTCAAAG GCTACCGGAATCTTAATCCGGAGGTAGAGGAGGGCATCTGCCAGGTGCTTTCATACATGTGGCTTGAATCAGAAGTAATGCCAGGATTTAAAAACATGCCATCTTCATCTACATCCACATCAGCagcttcctcttcctcttcatcatcGTCATCGAAAAAAGGAGGAAAGTCCAAAGTTGAACATAAACTGGGTGAATTTTTCATGTACCAAATTGCCAACGATTCTTCCCCTGCATATGGAGGAGGGTTTAGATCAGCTAATGCAGCTGTCAACAAGTATGGTTTACGTCGTACCTTGGACCACATTCGTCTCACCGGAAACTTCCCATTGTAA
- the LOC117619812 gene encoding protein DA1-related 2 isoform X3: protein MAPTGVNQLSHPCIYERKSSFMKWLSKLFKSGPSRGNAAGSNRHPQLIGDESMIWRAPPRSLDDRSRAQKEKEELDHAIALSLGEDLKRRSGYRWQAEKDEELARSLQDSSNPPLYPPYAPAPASYYPYGQTQRICGGCKQDIRFGNYLGCMGTYFHPQCFCCRSCGRPIVENEFSLSGRDPYHKSCFKELAHPKCEVCHQFIPTNRAGLVEYRCHPFWSQKYCPSHEHDNTARCCSCERLESWDARYVSLGDGRSLCFECMESAIMDTGDCQPLYHAIRDYYEGMNMRLDQQIPMLLVERQALNEAIVGEKSGLHHMPETRGLCLSEEQTVTSILKRPTFGRHQLVGIKTQPQKLTRKCEVTAILVLYGLPRLLTGAILAHELMHGWLRLKGYRNLNPEVEEGICQVLSYMWLESEVMPGFKNMPSSSTSTSAASSSSSSSSSKKGGKSKVEHKLGEFFMYQIANDSSPAYGGGFRSANAAVNKYGLRRTLDHIRLTGNFPL from the exons ATGGCTCCCACAGGTGTCAACCAGCTCTCTCACCCTTGTATTTATG AGAGGAAGTCAAGCTTTATGAAATGGCTCAGTAAACTTTTCAAAAGCGGGCCCAGTCGCGGAAACGCCGCCGGTAGTAATCGTCATCCGCAGCTAATTGGCGACGAAAGCATGATTTGGCGGGCACCACCTCGATCCttg GATGACCGCTCTAGAGCGCAGAAGGAGAAAGAGGAATTAGACCATGCAATTGCACTGTCTCTGGGTGAAGATTTGAAGAGACGAAGTG GATATAGATGGCAGGCAGAGAAAGATGAAGAGCTTGCTAGGTCACTTCAGGACAGTTCGAATCCGCCTTTATATCCTCCGTACGCCCCAGCTCCTGCATCGTATTATCCCTATGGACAAACACAAAG AATATGCGGCGGTTGTAAACAGGATATACGCTTTGGCAACTATCTGGGATGCATGGGAACTTATTTTCATCCCCAATGCTTCTGTTGTCGTTCTTGTGGTCGCCCGATAGTTGAGAATGAG TTTTCTTTGTCAGGGAGGGATCCATATCACAAGTCATGTTTTAAAGAGCTGGCCCATCCCAAGTGTGAAGTTTGTCATCAATTT attccAACAAATCGAGCTGGTTTGGTCGAGTATAGATGCCATCCGTTTTGGTCACAAAAATACTGTCCATCACATGAACATGATAACACAGCTCGTTGCTGTAGTTGTGAACGTTTAGAG TCTTGGGATGCAAGATATGTGTCGTTGGGAGACGGACGGAGTTTATGCTTTGAGTGTATGGAATCTGCAATCATGGATACCGGTGACTGTCAGCCCCTGTATCATGCCATCAGAGATTATTACGAAGGAATGAACATGAGATTGGATCAGCAAATTCCCATGCTTCTGGTTGAAAGACAAGCACTTAATGAAGCTATTGTAGGAGAGAAGAGT GGCCTTCATCACATGCCCGAGACCAGGGGTTTATGCCTTTCTGAAGAGCAGACCGTCACCAGT ATACTCAAAAGGCCAACATTTGGGAGGCATCAACTGGTCGGAATAAAAACCCAACCTCAGAAATTGACTCGAAAATGCGAAGTTACTGCCATTCTTGTTCTCTATGGTCTCCCAAG ATTACTAACAGGTGCTATTCTTGCGCATGAGTTGATGCATGGCTGGTTACGCCTCAAAG GCTACCGGAATCTTAATCCGGAGGTAGAGGAGGGCATCTGCCAGGTGCTTTCATACATGTGGCTTGAATCAGAAGTAATGCCAGGATTTAAAAACATGCCATCTTCATCTACATCCACATCAGCagcttcctcttcctcttcatcatcGTCATCGAAAAAAGGAGGAAAGTCCAAAGTTGAACATAAACTGGGTGAATTTTTCATGTACCAAATTGCCAACGATTCTTCCCCTGCATATGGAGGAGGGTTTAGATCAGCTAATGCAGCTGTCAACAAGTATGGTTTACGTCGTACCTTGGACCACATTCGTCTCACCGGAAACTTCCCATTGTAA